Proteins from a single region of Peptococcaceae bacterium 1198_IL3148:
- the groES gene encoding co-chaperone GroES: MAIKPLADRVVVKALPSEEVTKSGIVLPDTAKEKPQQAEVIAVGPGRVLENGQRQPMDVKVGDKVLYSKYAGNEVKVDGEEYLILRDLDILAIVD, from the coding sequence GTGGCTATTAAACCATTAGCAGACCGGGTAGTGGTTAAAGCGCTGCCCAGCGAAGAAGTAACCAAAAGCGGTATCGTATTACCGGATACTGCAAAAGAAAAGCCGCAACAAGCTGAAGTAATTGCGGTGGGACCAGGCCGGGTGTTGGAAAACGGCCAACGTCAACCAATGGATGTTAAAGTTGGTGACAAAGTACTATATTCTAAGTACGCTGGCAACGAAGTTAAGGTTGATGGAGAAGAATATCTCATCTTACGCGATCTGGATATTTTAGCAATAGTAGACTAA
- the cysK gene encoding cysteine synthase A, producing MNIRNNLLELIGNTPLVRLNKASAKAAAQVVAKVEYFNPGGSVKDRIAVSMIEKAEQQGLVDQQTVIIEPTSGNTGIGLALTCSIKGYRLILTMPETMSVERRSLLKAYGAEIVLTPGATGMKGAIEKANELTKQYPKAFIPQQFENPANPVAHVAATAEEIWRDTDGKVDIFVAGVGTGGTITGVATVLKQKKPDVQIIAVEPAESPVLSGGKSGSHKIQGIGAGFVPKVINMELIDEVFQVPGQQAIETARNLSKDEGLLVGISSGAAAYAAAEVAKRPENQGKLVVVLLPDTGERYLSTELFKEAEPQESFKANQ from the coding sequence ATGAATATCAGAAACAATTTGTTAGAACTGATTGGTAATACCCCACTGGTGCGTTTAAACAAAGCGTCCGCCAAAGCAGCAGCTCAGGTGGTGGCTAAAGTGGAATACTTTAACCCCGGTGGCAGTGTCAAAGACCGGATCGCTGTTTCAATGATCGAAAAGGCAGAGCAGCAGGGTTTAGTGGATCAGCAAACGGTAATTATTGAGCCCACCAGTGGTAATACCGGCATTGGTCTAGCCCTGACATGTAGCATTAAAGGTTACCGTTTAATTTTGACTATGCCGGAGACCATGAGCGTAGAACGCCGTAGCCTGCTAAAGGCCTATGGAGCCGAGATTGTACTTACTCCGGGGGCCACCGGGATGAAAGGGGCCATCGAAAAGGCCAATGAATTGACCAAGCAATACCCCAAAGCCTTTATCCCCCAACAGTTTGAAAACCCCGCCAACCCAGTAGCTCACGTAGCCGCCACCGCCGAAGAGATTTGGCGGGATACCGATGGTAAAGTAGATATATTTGTGGCCGGAGTAGGCACCGGTGGCACCATTACCGGAGTAGCTACAGTGTTAAAACAAAAAAAGCCCGATGTGCAGATTATTGCTGTGGAACCAGCGGAGTCCCCTGTACTATCAGGTGGTAAATCCGGCTCTCACAAAATTCAAGGCATTGGTGCTGGCTTTGTGCCCAAGGTGATCAACATGGAATTAATAGATGAAGTATTCCAGGTCCCTGGTCAACAGGCAATTGAAACTGCCCGCAATCTGTCAAAGGATGAGGGCTTATTAGTGGGAATATCCTCCGGTGCCGCCGCCTACGCTGCCGCTGAGGTGGCTAAACGCCCAGAAAACCAAGGCAAGCTGGTGGTGGTACTACTGCCGGACACCGGCGAGCGCTACCTGTCAACAGAACTGTTTAAAGAAGCAGAACCACAAGAGAGTTTTAAAGCCAATCAGTAG
- the groL gene encoding chaperonin GroEL (60 kDa chaperone family; promotes refolding of misfolded polypeptides especially under stressful conditions; forms two stacked rings of heptamers to form a barrel-shaped 14mer; ends can be capped by GroES; misfolded proteins enter the barrel where they are refolded when GroES binds): MLAKEIIFGEDARKALERGVNALADAVKVTLGPKGRNVVLDKKFGSPLITNDGVTIAREVELPNNFENMGAQLVKEVATKTNDVAGDGTTTATVLAQAMVREGLKNVAAGANPMLVKRGIELAVEKAVEEIKNQAKTIESKESIAQVASISANEAKIGELIADAMEKVGKDGVITVEESQGIGTSLEVVEGMNFDRGYISPYMVTDTDKLEATLSDPYILITDKKISAVADFLPVLEKVVQTGKPLMIICEDLEGEALATLVLNKLRGTLNVVAVKAPGFGDRRKAMLEDIAILTGGTVITEDIGLKLDKATIEMLGTARQVRVKKEETIIVGGAGEQEKITARVAQIRKQIEDTTSEFDKEKLQERLAKLAGGVAVINVGAATEVEMKDRKLRIEDALNATRAAVEEGIVSGGGACLVDLIPALEKVSSDIADEQTGINIVKRALEEPLRLIANNAGVEGSVIVEKVRGLEVGVGYNALTGEFVSMIESGIVDPAKVTRSALQNAASIAAMILTTETLVSDLPEEKGDAAGMGGGMPPMM; the protein is encoded by the coding sequence ATTTTGGCTAAAGAAATTATTTTTGGCGAAGATGCTCGCAAAGCGCTGGAAAGAGGCGTAAACGCGCTGGCTGATGCTGTAAAAGTAACCCTTGGCCCTAAAGGTCGTAACGTTGTATTGGATAAAAAGTTTGGTTCACCACTAATCACTAACGATGGTGTCACCATTGCAAGAGAAGTTGAACTGCCTAACAACTTTGAAAACATGGGTGCACAACTGGTGAAAGAAGTTGCTACCAAGACCAACGACGTAGCTGGTGATGGTACCACCACTGCCACAGTACTCGCCCAAGCTATGGTACGGGAAGGTTTAAAGAACGTAGCTGCTGGTGCTAACCCAATGCTGGTTAAGCGTGGTATTGAACTGGCTGTGGAAAAGGCCGTTGAGGAAATTAAAAATCAAGCTAAAACCATAGAAAGTAAAGAATCCATCGCTCAAGTGGCATCTATCTCTGCCAACGAAGCTAAAATTGGTGAGTTAATTGCAGATGCTATGGAAAAGGTAGGTAAAGACGGTGTCATTACCGTTGAAGAGTCCCAAGGTATCGGTACCTCATTGGAAGTAGTTGAAGGTATGAATTTTGACCGCGGCTACATTTCTCCTTACATGGTTACCGACACTGACAAACTGGAAGCTACCTTGAGTGATCCTTACATATTGATCACTGACAAAAAAATCAGTGCGGTGGCTGACTTCTTGCCTGTGTTAGAAAAAGTAGTACAAACAGGCAAGCCCCTAATGATTATTTGTGAAGACCTGGAAGGCGAAGCACTGGCTACTCTAGTGCTGAACAAACTGCGTGGTACCTTAAACGTTGTGGCTGTTAAAGCTCCTGGTTTTGGTGATCGTCGTAAAGCTATGCTGGAAGACATCGCTATTTTAACTGGTGGTACTGTAATTACCGAAGACATCGGTTTGAAACTGGATAAAGCCACTATTGAAATGCTGGGTACTGCTCGTCAAGTACGGGTTAAGAAAGAAGAAACCATTATCGTTGGTGGTGCAGGCGAGCAAGAAAAGATCACTGCCCGCGTTGCTCAAATTAGAAAACAAATTGAAGATACCACCAGCGAATTTGATAAAGAAAAACTACAAGAGCGCTTGGCTAAACTGGCCGGCGGTGTAGCAGTGATCAACGTTGGTGCTGCCACTGAAGTAGAAATGAAAGACAGAAAGCTACGGATTGAGGATGCTTTGAACGCTACCCGGGCTGCAGTTGAAGAAGGCATTGTATCCGGTGGTGGCGCTTGCTTGGTAGACTTAATTCCTGCACTGGAAAAAGTAAGCTCTGATATTGCCGATGAACAAACCGGTATTAACATCGTTAAGCGGGCGCTGGAAGAGCCTCTGCGTTTAATCGCTAACAATGCTGGTGTAGAAGGGTCTGTTATTGTAGAAAAGGTTCGCGGTTTAGAAGTTGGCGTTGGCTACAATGCGTTGACTGGTGAATTTGTAAGCATGATCGAAAGCGGCATTGTAGACCCAGCTAAAGTAACTCGTTCTGCTCTGCAAAACGCTGCCAGTATCGCAGCTATGATTCTGACCACCGAAACTTTGGTATCAGATCTACCTGAAGAAAAGGGCGATGCAGCTGGCATGGGCGGCGGAATGCCTCCTATGATGTAA